GTGTGCAATCGGCCAAGGCGAACGCAAATTTGATATCCAACGGCAGTTTTGAGCTGCCGAATGGAAAAGGGCTGGCCAAGTGGTGGAATTGGGGCACGAGATGGTCTGCCGATACGACCTGCACATTGGACGAGACGACTGCCGTCAGCGGGTTTGCCTCGCTCAAGATCACGAATAACACTCCTCTTGAATCGCCATACACAGGGCTTCTATCATACGGCAAGACTGTTGCCGTAGAGCCGGGCAAACCGTATACATTGAGCGCCTGGGTCAAGTCAGAATGTCCCGGTGTGTCGTCGATATGTGCGGGCATGGGCTGGCGATACAGAGTGACTCTTCAGTCGACCGGCGGCATCTGGCGGCCGTTTTCTATGACGTTTACTCCCGATAATGCCGACAAAGGCAATCTCGGCATATACGTTCAATCCGAATCTCCGACAAGTGGTCTGTGGCTCGACGACTTCAAGCTCGAACAGAGCGATCATGCAACCTATGACCAAGTTCCCAACGGCACGGCGTATATACTCCAGTTGTGGCCTGAGAGCCGGGATATGGAGCTTCTGACCGATGGAAGCTTCAGCGTGCCTTTCTTGTTGAACGTTACGAGAAGCATAAATGCCGTTCTTGAGGCATCAATATCCAAAAAGAGCATCAAAAAAAGTGTAAGGCTTGAGCCTGGGCTGGTGCAGATAATGGTCGGCGGCACTTCAAGCAGCGCAAAATATACGCCAAGGGTCGTAACCTTACGCATCCTTGACGGTGACACGGAACTTGCTTCAGCCGGGACCACTGTCAGGTTCTATTCTCAGTCATATACCAGAGCTGGTCTGCAGCGCCTTGAGCAAGTATTGCCAAGTTTGATGACAAAACTTGAACAGCTAAAGACCCAGGGTCAAGATATTTCTTACCCAATGGTGAGCTATACGGTGCTGGAAAATTTCATCGGTTATGCGAAAGAGGATGTCGATAAGAACGAAGTCAAGCGCGCATCCGAAGCTCTTTTCGACATGGATTCTATCGAGCAAAAGCTGGACAAGGAGATATCCGAAGCTCTGTCGGGTAAACGTGCTCTTGCCTGCGTTCCGAGATGGACGGGTGATGCTCGCCCGGTGATAAAGAGCAGTTCTTTTATAGCTCCGACAGTGACACCGGGTAAATCCGGGCGCGAGATGCGTCCCGTATTCTTTACCGGCTATGGCCATTTCGGTCAGGTGCGTGCGGATATGGAGAAGTGGCCGAATTATGGGACTAATATAATCCAGATCGAGGTCGGACCATCGAGCACTCTGCCCGAGGAGAATAAAGTAAATGACCAGCCTGCGCGCGACTTGTTGACATTGCTGGATAGAGCGCAGAAGTCTGGAGTCTGCGTAAATCTGCTGCTCAGCCCGCATTATCTTCCGGGATGGGTCAAGGACAAGATGCAGAGCAATTCCAAGAATGCCTGGATGCACTATATCAACCGTGACCCAGTTTGTCGAGAGATGATAAAGCGGCATGTGGGTGCGCTGATTCCGTTTATCAAGGATCATCCGGCTCTCCACAGTATCTGTGTTGCGAACGAACCGACTTCCTACGGCGACAACTCCGAATATGCCAATGCGGACTGGCATGTCTGGCTAAAGGATAGACATGGCGATATCAAGACTCTGAATGATCGCTGGGGCACTGATTATGCGTGTTTCGAGGATATAAAGCTGCCGTATGCGCCTTGTGAGACCGAGAAGAACCCTATGGGCAGGTGGCTGGACTGTGTGCGGTGGAACCAGGAGTTTGTTGCAAGCTGGTATCAGATGCTTGCGGATGCGGTGCATGAGATTGCGCCAAACCTGCCCGTGCATATGAAGATCCAGACACCGACCCTATTGGGTTATGCTGATCCCCAGAGCGGCAACGATCCATACCTCATTGGCCAGGTAAATGATATCAACGGCAACGACTCCGTGAACTGGCCGAGTTTTGGCGGTGGAGAGTTTGCTCAGAGCTGGATGACCAATGCAAGGGGCGAAGACCTCCAGCGGTCTGTGAAGGATGCTCCGGTGTTCGACTCTGAGAACCACATAATCGGCGACAGAGACACGCGGTATATTCCTGGCAGTGTGGTCAGGGCAGCATTGTGGCAGCAGGCGATCCATGGCCAGAGCGCGACCACCATCTGGGTTTGGGAGCGCATATATGACAGGACGCATGACTTTGCAGCCAGCATTATGCACCGTCCGGGGTGTGCGGAGGCCGTCGGCATCACCAATTGTGATCTGAACCGGGCTGCAGATGAGGTCACCGCACTCCAGCAGGCTCCAACGCAGGTGCTGATCCTGCATGATACGTCTGCCATGGTCTATGATGGCGAGCCGTATGATACATGTTCAAAGAAAGCATACATGGCTCTGGGCTTTTGTGGAGTAAAGATAGGTTATATTACCGAGCGCCAATTGGAAGCTGGAATTGTGCCGACTGCTCAGGTTGTGATGATTCCTTATGCTAAGCATCTATCTGACGCGGCATATCAGACTCTGCAGGCGTACAGAGGCCGAATAGTAATCCTTGGCGGAGATGACACTCTCGCATATAACGAGTATGACAAGAAGAGGTCGTCAAGTCTTGACGCGCAGAGGATCGCATACATTCCGAGTGTAACAAGTGAGCGCGACCTCCATGCCCGGTTCCTGTCGCAGTTGTCGGAGTGGGGAATTGCACCGAGGATAATGCTTGTAGACGACAAATCTGATCCCGTATGGGGTGTCGAATGGAAAGAGGTCGCAACTGCTGGTGGAATCCTGGTCAATCTATGCAATTATCTAAACGAGCCTGTAAGTTTAGGGTTATCCGACAAGGGTAAAAGTATAGGTGCAGTTGATGTTTTGAGTGGCGCAGAGGTGTCCGGTACTATTAAGCTGCAGCCTCTTGAAATCAAGCTGCTGCGAGTTAACCCGAATTATGCTTGTCGAGCATATTTCGGGTCCGGGCCGCGCATCATTCACGTTTCTCGTGAATAATGCGCGTTAAGAGTTGAACCTGACCATCAGTTTTTTCGTCTAATAATATAGATGGGGTAAATATCTCTTGTTACATGCAAAAAGAAAATATTTACCCTTGACAAGTTACTGAAATCAACCCATAATGTATATGTAGGTGCGATGCAATAACAATTGCAACATCAAGAAACACCGTAGTTCTGGCAAAGCGGTCAAGATATATTGGCAGTCGCACTGTGGGCGGGCAAATAATATTTGCCTAGGAGGAATCTGCTATGAGGAGAGGGTTTACTTTAATTGAGTTGCTTGTTGTTATCGCTATTATCGCCATACTTGCGGCGATACTGTTCCCCGTCTACACGAATGCAAAAGAACATGCTAATGCCACAAAATGTTTGAGTAATCTAAAGCAAATTGCAACTGGTGCTTTTATGTATTGTGATGCAAACAATGGCAAAATGCCATTAACCCAACCGCAAACTGGTGCCCATACCTGGTGCGGAGTTGGGCCTAGTGGAGCGTCCGATTGGCATGCGGAAAATGGAAGCCTTTTCAAGTATGTAAACAGTGTAGAAGTATTTCGTTGTCCTACTCTTTACCCCAAGTATCATATAGAAGTTACCTATGGAATGAACCAGGATCTTCAAACACAAAATTTGTCAGCTGATACTAGTGGTCGTGCAAGTCAGATCATGATGTTTCTTGAAGAAGAACGTAGCAACGATGGTAATACTGCGTGGGAGGATTTGGATTCTGATCCGGTAGGTATAACTCACTACAAAGGAGCCAATCTAGCCTATTGTGATGGTCATGCCGTATATAAGACGCAGCCTGTGTTATTAAAAGAAATATTAGCAAAGAAATGGTTGCCCAATCATAGATTAAAGGCAGATTAATTATTATTGGTGCGTGTAAAATCCCTCCAGCCTAAATAGCTGGAGGGATTTTTATTTTCAACCCATATTCCCCTATACTGAAGGACATGCGAGCATAATTGCAGAACGAAGTGGAAAGCGTCATTTTGACAACAAGGAGTTAAACTCAAATGTCTGAAGCAATCCCGGAGCCGGAATATATGGTCGTGGCTCCATATTCACCCGAGCATCCAAGAAACGGTGAGGGTGACATCATTCTTCTCAATGACGGCAGTCTTCTGCTGGCATACGGCAGATGGAACGGCGGCGGCGGCGATTTTAATTTTGCGGAGGTTTGGGGCAAGACTTCGACCGATGGCGGTAGGACTTGGGGCAATGACCGCTTGATTGTTCCCAACGAGGGCAAGGTTACCACTTTTTCCACTGCTCTGCTGCGCCTTGCCAATGGCGAGATACTGATGTCGTCTCTGAGCAAAGACTCTATGGAGGACTGCTCGATTTTCTTGCGAAAGTCCAGTGATGAATGCAAAACTTGGACGCCTCGCATCAAGTTCGAGACGCCGGATGGATATTCTGGTTATACCGGGATGAACAATGGACGATTGATCCAGCTAAAGAGTGGCCGCATACTTGGTGCCGGATTTGACGGATGGGTTAACGATCGCCCATTCGTTGCATTCACATTGATATCGGATGATAATGGTGACAGTTGGCGCGCGAGCAAGAATTATGTCAATATCCGAGATATTGACCCGACAAACAAGGATGGCGCGCAGGAACCCGGTGTCATAGAGCTTGCAGACGGCAGGATCATGATGTGGATACGCAACAGCCTCGGCTATGTTGCGAAAGCATATTCAACAGATCAGGGCGAGACTTGGAGCAAGCCAGAGCTTATAGAGCAATTGGAAGCGCCGCTTGCTCCGGCGAGCATAAAGAGGCTGCCTCAGACAGGTGATCTGCTGATAATTTGGAATAACAACCAGAAAGCTCGTCGCCCACTCAATTCTGCTATTTCAAGGGATGATGGCGAGACCTGGGAGAATATCAAAGTTGTTGATGACGGCGATGCAACATCATGGGGATTTGCATATACCAGCATCACACCGCTGGACGATATGGTTTTGCTTACATACTGGAATGGTGATAACTCGAACCTGAAGCTGGCTCGTATGGATTACAGGTGGTTTTATCAAAAAGGCTGAGTAAAAAAGGCCGTCTCATAAACATTGTTTAGAGACGGCCTTTCCGTGTCATACATCAAGTATGAGAGCAATTACCAGCGATCACCGCCTCTGAAGCCGCCGTCATTCTTCTGGGACTTGCGGATCTCCCTGCATGACTTGCAGCGAATCGGTTCGCTGAAACCTCTTGACTGGAAGAACTCCTGTTCGCCTGCGGTGAAGATAAAATTCTGACCGCAGTCCTTGCACTTGATTTCTTTGTCTTGGGACACTTGTTTACCCCCTGGGTATGTTTTAATGACTTCTGTGGAACGAAAGGACTTTTCGAGATGGGTACCCAAGGACTAAACTTTCCTGTTGCCATATCTTTGAGCCCGGCTCCCAGGCCCGGAATGTTACCCGGGTACAGAAGCGTTGTCTTATTATTATAACATGCAATTGCGAGTTTTGGGATAATTATTTGATCGACATCTGCTGTTGACGGGAAAGATTGCTATATATGTTATGATATAACAGATGAAGATACCAACGGATGATATCGACACACGCATATTGGACCTGACACAGGCTGAGTTTCCGCTTTATCCGGCTCCTTTCGAGTTGATCGGCAAAATGCTCTCGATTGATGAGGATGATGTGCTGGCTCGGATTGCGAGGATGAAGTCCGGTGGAATAATCAGGCAGATCAGCGCGATTTTCGATTCGGCCGCGCTGGGATATCACAGCGCACTTATCGCTTTCAAGGTATCGGATGAATTACTTGACCGTGTTGCAGCCGGAGTATCCATGCACGATAGTGTCAGTCACTGCTACAGCCGTGACTCTGACTACAACCTCTGGTTCACTTTGACAGTTCCTCCCGAATGTGATCTTCATGCCGAGCTTGCTACACTCACATCACTCGATGGCGTGATGAGCCATATGCTGCTTCCTAACGTAAAAGTATTCAAGATAGGTGTTATTTTGAAGATGAGCGGAGGAGAACAGGGAGCGGTGAGCAGAAAGCAGACTCCTGACTCTTCCGGCGGAGAGTGTCGGTGTGTGAGCGCTATTCCCATCAATATGGAAAACCAAGACTTCAAAACAGCCGTCCGTGCGCTTCAGACAGACCTGCCGCTTGTATCAAGACCTTTTGCCTGTCTTGCAGATGCTTTCGACATACCTGAGGACAAATTGCTGAACGTTGCGCACAGGTTACTTCAAAATTCAGTAATGCGCCGTTACGGAGCCGTTCTCAACCATCGTATGGCAGGATACACGTTCAATGCGATGGTCTGTTGGTTTGTTTCACCGGATATGATAGATGAGGTCGGTATAAGATTCTCTAAACATCCGAGTGTCAGCCACTGCTATCAGCGTCCCACATATCCCGATTGGCCATATTCCATATACACAATGATCCATGCCAGGTCCCAGGAAGAACTCGACAGGATCGTTGCCGACCTTGTGACAATATCCACAAATGCCGACCACCTAGTTCTCACAACTCTCAACGAATACAAAAAGCAGCGTGTAATCTACTTCCCATAGTGCCTTAACAGATCAATTATTTCTTGACTATTGAACAAACCTGGGCTAAACTACGCATGCATATTTAAGCTTGCATGTCATGGTCAAGAAAGGTGATCCCAAATGCGCAATTGGATAACAATCAGTCTACTACTCATAATGAGTGTGTGCTCTCATGCCGCTACCCTGGTCGATATTCCACTCGATCAACAGATAGATATAGGGCTGGGAGACGCGATAACGGATTATACGAGTTTTGAAAGCGACCAAGACGGCGGCTTTGTGCGCAAAAATTTGACTACAGGAAATGGCGCTGCCGGATATTATTGGGGACCGAACGTGGACCTGGTAAAAGCGGGTTATGGTCCATATGTGGACATGTCGGCTGACGAGACCGTCATTCAATACACAGCACGTTACTGTCAGGACTACGGCAACACCAACCCATATGCTGATGCGCCTATCTTCATCACTCTCATTGATATCAACGGCTACCAGCGCGGCCTCGGCATATCCTATGGACCGAGTCCTGATCCGCATTACCCGACTTGGATTACCTGCACGGATGATGGCTTCACGGCTGAGTGGCCCGATGATGATGATTTCGATTTGTCAAGGGTTGTAGCAATCAACTTCTGGGGAACCGATTGGGCAGGCATTGGTCAGGATTTCATCGACATCAAGAATCTGACAGTGCTCGACTCCACTGTGCACAACACCACTCCGGTCGGTCAGGTGAAGTTACTCGATGATGATGAAACGGTGGAAATTTACGGTTATGTAAGTGCATCGTTCGAGTCACAGGACTGCTTCTATGTTCAGGACAGTCTCATTCCGACCGGGATTCAGGTCAGATACAGCGGAGTCTTGCCCAGCATAGATGCAGGCGCATATGTATCGGGAACTGTCCAGACTGATCCCGACACAGGCGAGATGTATATCGATGCTTCAGTCTGGTTGCGCGGTGTCTCGGGTACGACTGAGCCGTTATGCATGCCAACGCGTTCTCTTGGTGGAGGAAGCCTCAGCAGACAGCAGGGCGTCTATGAAGGCGTGGGTCTCAATAATGTAGGGCTTTTGGTCCGAATTGCGGGCAAAATCACCGGTGTAAGCGAAGATGACGATTACGCCTATATCTCTGACGGTTCGTCCCTGACCGGCGACGGCGAATATGACGGAGTCAAGATAGATATCACAGGTGTCCCCGTATGGCAGAGAAATGCAATTGCCGAGAATAATAAAGCCATCGTCACAGGCATATCGAGCATATACCTCGGGTATGACAGCAACAAACATCGCACGATTCGCATAAGGCAGGCGTCGGACCTGATTAATCTCGACAGCGACGGCAACGAACCAAGGACGATGCGTGTTCTGGCTGTGAATTTCGATCCCATCTGTCCGGGATACGATTATATGATTACGCACGAGATTTTTGGCTGGAACGACCCATATCTTATTGCTCAGGGTTACATTGGCGATCTTTATGACGCAAGCGAAGGCTGGTGCAATTATGAGATAGTTGACTGGTTCGATGCCGACTATCATCCGTACTTCGAGGATGGTTTTCAATATAGTGCTGACGACTATGTATACGCATGGATGAACAGAGAGACCGATCCTATGCATGAGGGCACAGCCGATTACTACCGCCTGATCTCAGACACCACATATCCGCACAATCAGCCGTATACCATTGCCGAGCGCATCGCTAATGATGAGATAGACGAGGTATTCTTCTTTGGCGCACCGTCGGGCTTTGCCGGTTGGGAGGCTGCTATGGCGGGCCCTGACCCGTTCTTCGTGAACGGTGGAACCTACACCGTCTCCGAGGCAGGGCGCAATTTCGTGATGATGGGGTTTAATTACGAGCGCGATGTCGATTGCATGCTCGAAGACTTCTGCCACAGAACTGAATGTGTAATGAGCCATGTCTATTCACCGACAGACTGGTGGCTTCCGACCTGGCCCGTCACTAACAACTGGGACGCATTCAGGATGTACGATCAGATCGAGGCCGACCAGGCCGCATGCGGTATTTGTCATTATGCCCCTAACAGTGAGTCTGACTACGACTGGGGCAACACAAATTATGTCTGGAGCACATGTGACGACTGGCTGTATAACTGGCCGAACCTGCTGGGGGACGTCACCCAGCGGCTGGTGAACTGCAGCGAATGGGGCTATGGCGACATGCGGCTCCATCACATTTGGTGGCTGCAGCACCTGCCCAATAAGGCCGGTGTCAATTCAGACGGCAAGCAGAATAATTGGTGGAAATACTCCTGTGATTTTAACAACTATGCTGAAAGCCGTTGAGTCATATAAAACAACGAAAGGGAAACGGGATGAAGAGGTATTTGTTGAGGCTGGGTTTGTTTTTTATGCTGTGTGCGGTTAGCTGTATGATTGGACGCGTCATGGTGGTTCTGGATGCCAGAAAAATAGCTTCAGAGCGCGAGTCCAAAGCACGCACTATAGCCGCAAATATTCATGACAGCAGTGATGTCGATGCGCTCGGTGATCTTGTCGAGTTGATAACTCTTCCTGTGAAGCCGCCTCTGCCGCAGCTCTCTGAGAAAACGGGTTGGGCAGCAAATTTGGTCGGTCTCAAGAACGGGGATCAGGCTTTTAAGGATGCGGAAAAACATAAGCAGACTTTTGCGCTGTGGTTTGCGACTGTTTATTCTTATGTGAAGATGCAGAAGTCGATAGGCATGAGTCCTGTGCCGATCACAAAGGCTGAACTCGACAAAATCACAGTTCTTGCCGGAGCGAGGGTCATGGACAAATACTCCGGCATTATCGGACTGATGAACATTGGGTTCGCGGTTTGCATATTGTTGAGTGTGGTGATGCTGACATTTTGGTCGAGACCCTCAAGGAAGAAAAAAGTGGCATTGGATATGCAAGAGCCTGTCGACGAGGAGACTGCAAATGAAGAACCGTCCGGAGGCAGTGATGAGACATAGACAACTAACACTATATATCATTATGGCAGTATTAGCGAGCATATGCAGCGAGGGAACGACCGCTCCAAGTCGTCTCGAACAGATTCAGCAAAGAAAGGCGATTATTCAGCAGTATATAATTCCCGCAGCCACTAAGACCTGTGGGGAGGTAGACAACATGCCTCGCACGGAAGCAATGCTTGCCGTCGAAACGCTTAAGTATGCGGAGAGTTTGGCTCTTGCCGAGGAACAAGTTGGTGTGACATTATC
This genomic window from bacterium contains:
- a CDS encoding beta-galactosidase: MYRFFATFVALCGVCTCAYGADVNLASIGVQSAKANANLISNGSFELPNGKGLAKWWNWGTRWSADTTCTLDETTAVSGFASLKITNNTPLESPYTGLLSYGKTVAVEPGKPYTLSAWVKSECPGVSSICAGMGWRYRVTLQSTGGIWRPFSMTFTPDNADKGNLGIYVQSESPTSGLWLDDFKLEQSDHATYDQVPNGTAYILQLWPESRDMELLTDGSFSVPFLLNVTRSINAVLEASISKKSIKKSVRLEPGLVQIMVGGTSSSAKYTPRVVTLRILDGDTELASAGTTVRFYSQSYTRAGLQRLEQVLPSLMTKLEQLKTQGQDISYPMVSYTVLENFIGYAKEDVDKNEVKRASEALFDMDSIEQKLDKEISEALSGKRALACVPRWTGDARPVIKSSSFIAPTVTPGKSGREMRPVFFTGYGHFGQVRADMEKWPNYGTNIIQIEVGPSSTLPEENKVNDQPARDLLTLLDRAQKSGVCVNLLLSPHYLPGWVKDKMQSNSKNAWMHYINRDPVCREMIKRHVGALIPFIKDHPALHSICVANEPTSYGDNSEYANADWHVWLKDRHGDIKTLNDRWGTDYACFEDIKLPYAPCETEKNPMGRWLDCVRWNQEFVASWYQMLADAVHEIAPNLPVHMKIQTPTLLGYADPQSGNDPYLIGQVNDINGNDSVNWPSFGGGEFAQSWMTNARGEDLQRSVKDAPVFDSENHIIGDRDTRYIPGSVVRAALWQQAIHGQSATTIWVWERIYDRTHDFAASIMHRPGCAEAVGITNCDLNRAADEVTALQQAPTQVLILHDTSAMVYDGEPYDTCSKKAYMALGFCGVKIGYITERQLEAGIVPTAQVVMIPYAKHLSDAAYQTLQAYRGRIVILGGDDTLAYNEYDKKRSSSLDAQRIAYIPSVTSERDLHARFLSQLSEWGIAPRIMLVDDKSDPVWGVEWKEVATAGGILVNLCNYLNEPVSLGLSDKGKSIGAVDVLSGAEVSGTIKLQPLEIKLLRVNPNYACRAYFGSGPRIIHVSRE
- a CDS encoding prepilin-type N-terminal cleavage/methylation domain-containing protein — protein: MRRGFTLIELLVVIAIIAILAAILFPVYTNAKEHANATKCLSNLKQIATGAFMYCDANNGKMPLTQPQTGAHTWCGVGPSGASDWHAENGSLFKYVNSVEVFRCPTLYPKYHIEVTYGMNQDLQTQNLSADTSGRASQIMMFLEEERSNDGNTAWEDLDSDPVGITHYKGANLAYCDGHAVYKTQPVLLKEILAKKWLPNHRLKAD
- a CDS encoding glycoside hydrolase; amino-acid sequence: MSEAIPEPEYMVVAPYSPEHPRNGEGDIILLNDGSLLLAYGRWNGGGGDFNFAEVWGKTSTDGGRTWGNDRLIVPNEGKVTTFSTALLRLANGEILMSSLSKDSMEDCSIFLRKSSDECKTWTPRIKFETPDGYSGYTGMNNGRLIQLKSGRILGAGFDGWVNDRPFVAFTLISDDNGDSWRASKNYVNIRDIDPTNKDGAQEPGVIELADGRIMMWIRNSLGYVAKAYSTDQGETWSKPELIEQLEAPLAPASIKRLPQTGDLLIIWNNNQKARRPLNSAISRDDGETWENIKVVDDGDATSWGFAYTSITPLDDMVLLTYWNGDNSNLKLARMDYRWFYQKG
- a CDS encoding zinc-ribbon domain-containing protein encodes the protein MSQDKEIKCKDCGQNFIFTAGEQEFFQSRGFSEPIRCKSCREIRKSQKNDGGFRGGDRW
- a CDS encoding Lrp/AsnC family transcriptional regulator — protein: MKIPTDDIDTRILDLTQAEFPLYPAPFELIGKMLSIDEDDVLARIARMKSGGIIRQISAIFDSAALGYHSALIAFKVSDELLDRVAAGVSMHDSVSHCYSRDSDYNLWFTLTVPPECDLHAELATLTSLDGVMSHMLLPNVKVFKIGVILKMSGGEQGAVSRKQTPDSSGGECRCVSAIPINMENQDFKTAVRALQTDLPLVSRPFACLADAFDIPEDKLLNVAHRLLQNSVMRRYGAVLNHRMAGYTFNAMVCWFVSPDMIDEVGIRFSKHPSVSHCYQRPTYPDWPYSIYTMIHARSQEELDRIVADLVTISTNADHLVLTTLNEYKKQRVIYFP